In a single window of the Lineus longissimus chromosome 4, tnLinLong1.2, whole genome shotgun sequence genome:
- the LOC135487273 gene encoding uncharacterized protein LOC135487273: MTIPVTTRPSISNQGPRMQTATISRAPTSTLRPGITTALIHSSVSAKRPRMPTATISRAPTSTLRPGITTALIHSSVSAKRPRMPTATRPEAPASTSAADIIEATSDDGADESAFTQGNQSPHCDSNGDGEASFSSSHHSEEDASATPATARRSVPYSKVLQLEEKKLKLEMDKIKQEREKLREERRLIMLQKEVMVLKKRKLEMEIEQLSQ; this comes from the exons ATGACCATACCGGTGACAACTCGCCCATCAATATCTAACCAAGGACCGAGGATGCAAACGGCTACTATATCTCGTGCACCGACATCGACCTTAAGACCCGGGATCACCACAGCCTTGATCCATTCGTCGGTATCTGCCAAACGACCGAGGATGCCAACGGCTACTATATCTCGTGCACCGACATCAACCTTAAGACCCGGGATCACCACAGCCTTGATCCATTCGTCGGTATCTGCCAAACGACCGAGGATGCCAACGGCTACTCGACCTGAGGCACCGGCGTCGACCTCGGCAGCAGACATAATAGAAG CTACATCAGATGATGGTGCAGATGAGTCCGCCTTCACCCAAGGCAACCAGTCCCCACACTGCGACTCCAATGGTGATGGAGAAGCCTCATTCAGTTCCTCACATCACTCGGAAGAGGATGCGTCTGCAACTCCTGCTACCGCCCGCAGGTCCGTACCTTACAGCAAGGTGCTTCAGCTGGAAGAGAAGAAACTAAAGCTGGAAATGGACAAAATTAAGCAAGAGCGTGAAAAGCTGAGGGAGGAGAGGCGACTCATAATGCTTCAAAAAGAAGTAATGGTACTCAAGAAGAGAAAGTTAGAAATGGAAATAGAACAACTAAGTCAATAG